The nucleotide sequence GCTTTCTGGCCAGTATGTCTGTTTACCTTCACGGTCTACGTACCAAGACAAATAGGCTTGCTCATTACGGAATTTTTTACGGATTTCATCAAAGTTTTCACGGAAATAAGGTAATAGACCCGGGAAAGCACCCAACTTAAACCGGTAAACCGAACTATTACCGGTGATACGCCACGGCCGTTTCCAATCATGGATAATCAGGAAGTCGCCCGGATAGGTAAAGAACTCATCGATATTATCGACAATCACTACATCAAGATCGAGGAAGAGTGCATTGCCTTCCAAACCATAAAGATCAGGTTCAAAAGTAGATAGCTTGTTCCAGCCACGCTCAGGTGCACCTTCAGGCAATGCCAAAGGTGGAATAGGAAAACATTGCACCGCAGGATCAATGCCTTCAGTACGATCCGTCAGACAGACCATTTTAAAGTCGACTGTCGTGTGTCGTTTAACCATATTGTATAAACGATTGACGTATTCCGAACCGTATTTGGTTCCCCATTTCATACAAATAACGATGTTACTCATTGCGTATGCCTAAGCTCATCTTAAAATCTTCTTGATGGTGAATATGATGACATAAGTTCGGCAGAATAAGTACATCAGTTAAAAAAAACCTCTCAAATGAGAGGTTTTTTCAATCAGTAAATTCTTAATTACTTCACATAAGTTAACCAGTGTGCATATTTAGGGTCTTTGCCCTGAACTGCATCGAAGTATGCTTTCTGGATTTGAGTGGTGATTGGACCACGTACACCCTCACCAATCTGACGATCATCGTATTCACGGATTGGTGTGACTTCTGCAGCAGTACCGGTAAAGAATGCTTCATCTGCGATGTAGAACTCATCACGGGTAATACGGCGTTCAATTACGTCATAACCCAGGTCTTTAGCAATAGTAATAATGGTTTGACGGGTAATACCATCCAATGCACCGCCTGCGATATCAGGCGTATGAATCACGCCATCACGCACCAGGAATACGTTTTCACCTGAACCTTGGCATACATAGCCTTGCGGGTCGAGCAGCATTGCTTCGTCATAACCTGAATGCGCCACTTCCTGATGTGCAAGAATGGACAAGGTGTAGTTACCTGATGCTTTGGCCTTACACATGGTCACGTTCGGATGATGGTGGGTAAATGAAGAAGTTTTTACGCGAATACCCTTCGCCATTGCTTCTTCGCCCAGGTACGCCCCCCAGCTCCATGCCGCAACTACGGCATGAATGGTATTGTCAGTTGCAGCGATACCGAGTTTTTCAGAACCAATAAAAATAATTGGACGTAAATAGCAAGACGCTAATTTGTTTTCACGAACAACATCAATTTGAGCCTGTTCTAATGCTGCTTGATCAAATGGAACTTTCATTTGATAAATTTTTGCAGAATTCAACAAACGCTTGGTATGTTCTTTTAGACGGAAAATAGCCGTTCCATTCGGGGTTTCATAAGCTCGGACACCTTCAAACACACCCATGCTGTAATGCAAAGTATGTGTTAATACGTGAGTTTTTGCCTCACGCCAGTCAACTAGTTGTCCATCTTGCCAAATGAAACCATCACGATCAGCCAAATTCATGCCACAAACTCCAATTTCTCACAATTATTCACTATCCAGTACAAAGTCTGCACTTGGATCAATTAGTCTTTGCCATAACTTGCAAACGGTCATTCGGGTATCGTGCCAGTCGCTTGCAGACACTTGCATGGATTGATTTGCAAGGGCTAAGCGATGGCTCTCGGCGCGTTCACGGAGATAAGCTTGAATCAGAGCAGTCGCATCGTCGCTGGATAAGCAACCTGATTTTGCGGCATCCTCAAGAATTCGTACATTGTCGGAGAAATGGGCGAGATCTTTATTCGTCCCACTCCAGGCCAACACCGCATACTGTGCCATAAATTCGATGTCTACGATACCACCTGCATCTTGTTTTAAATGAAAAATACCATCTTTTTTTTGCTCTTTAGAAGAACCGAGATGCTCCTTCATTTTCTGACGCATTTTCAGTAC is from Acinetobacter lwoffii and encodes:
- a CDS encoding branched-chain amino acid transaminase — encoded protein: MNLADRDGFIWQDGQLVDWREAKTHVLTHTLHYSMGVFEGVRAYETPNGTAIFRLKEHTKRLLNSAKIYQMKVPFDQAALEQAQIDVVRENKLASCYLRPIIFIGSEKLGIAATDNTIHAVVAAWSWGAYLGEEAMAKGIRVKTSSFTHHHPNVTMCKAKASGNYTLSILAHQEVAHSGYDEAMLLDPQGYVCQGSGENVFLVRDGVIHTPDIAGGALDGITRQTIITIAKDLGYDVIERRITRDEFYIADEAFFTGTAAEVTPIREYDDRQIGEGVRGPITTQIQKAYFDAVQGKDPKYAHWLTYVK